A genome region from Pseudomonas sp. N3-W includes the following:
- a CDS encoding AbrB family transcriptional regulator, translating into MKTLLCLLIAIGVGSALQYVGVPHGLLLGSILSTALIVSNLPVAPSVRYGLGYVQIVLGIATGLMFEAWDSRTVAALLPSLGFLLVCLTAQMAMAGFWLFRVSGWNGKDALLAVYPGALAAVFDLLESEQASSKVIVVHLVRLLSITLLVSFCIAGPADVALVESSPLALDIGLTVLALMVFCIVVGRLLLRVGVPAPFMLTAIVATGICVKSGYLQGFHMPPWSVDFASVILGVLIGSKFKDISLAELWRHGRAGVMAVGVMLLIAAAFAAVASRVLGSDALTLWMAYMPGAIETIAIVAFGGGLNVVFILSHHLVRMVVLHFAPAFLVQARRWRESA; encoded by the coding sequence ATGAAAACCCTATTGTGTCTGCTGATCGCCATCGGTGTCGGCTCTGCGCTGCAATATGTCGGCGTGCCCCATGGCCTGTTGCTGGGCTCGATACTCAGCACTGCGTTGATCGTCAGCAACCTGCCTGTGGCGCCCTCGGTGCGTTATGGGCTTGGCTACGTGCAAATCGTCCTGGGCATCGCCACCGGTCTGATGTTCGAGGCGTGGGACAGCCGTACCGTCGCCGCGCTGTTGCCCAGTCTGGGGTTTTTGCTGGTCTGCCTGACCGCGCAGATGGCCATGGCCGGTTTCTGGCTGTTCCGGGTCTCGGGCTGGAATGGCAAGGATGCGCTGCTGGCCGTCTACCCCGGTGCACTGGCAGCGGTATTCGATTTGCTGGAATCGGAGCAGGCGTCCAGCAAGGTGATTGTCGTGCACCTGGTGCGCTTGCTGTCGATCACCTTGCTGGTCAGCTTTTGCATTGCCGGGCCGGCCGATGTGGCGCTGGTCGAGAGCAGCCCGCTGGCGCTCGACATCGGGCTGACGGTGTTGGCGTTGATGGTCTTTTGCATTGTCGTCGGCCGCTTGCTGTTGCGGGTCGGCGTGCCGGCACCGTTCATGTTGACCGCCATCGTGGCCACGGGCATCTGCGTCAAGTCGGGTTATCTCCAGGGCTTTCACATGCCGCCATGGAGCGTCGATTTTGCCTCGGTCATTCTCGGCGTGCTGATCGGCTCGAAATTCAAGGACATTTCCCTGGCCGAGCTGTGGCGCCATGGGCGAGCAGGGGTGATGGCCGTCGGCGTGATGTTGCTGATTGCCGCCGCGTTTGCCGCCGTCGCCAGCCGGGTGCTGGGCAGCGATGCCCTGACGTTGTGGATGGCGTACATGCCCGGCGCCATCGAGACCATTGCCATTGTTGCCTTCGGCGGCGGGCTGAACGTGGTGTTTATCCTGTCTCATCACCTGGTGCGGATGGTGGTGTTGCACTTTGCCCCGGCCTTTCTGGTTCAGGCGCGACGCTGGCGGGAAAGTGCCTGA
- a CDS encoding helix-turn-helix domain-containing protein has product MPPKGHEKGFRRSIPGLPSLPRPVYGRTESLPNRALTRRHSHPWVQLSYAIQGVLEVQTAVGRFVAPPERAVWIPAGMPHEVFSSPRTEMRSLYLDVSVTAWAAPRCHVLGVSDLLRELIRTFSEIPVEYDVDSAHGRLVQVLLDQLADAPPIDLMLPLPQDSRLLQIYQSLQQHPEQQTTLGHWSDKFGVTEKTLSRLFLRDTGLTFRAWRQRSRLLGALTPLEQGERVTDVALACGYDSTSAFIAAFRQQFGDTPGEFFR; this is encoded by the coding sequence ATGCCGCCTAAAGGACATGAGAAAGGTTTCAGACGCAGTATTCCCGGGCTGCCCAGCCTGCCAAGACCGGTGTACGGCCGCACCGAATCATTGCCCAACCGCGCCCTGACCCGCCGCCACAGCCACCCGTGGGTACAGCTGTCCTACGCCATCCAGGGCGTGCTCGAAGTGCAGACCGCCGTCGGTCGCTTCGTCGCGCCACCGGAACGGGCGGTGTGGATACCGGCCGGCATGCCCCATGAAGTGTTCAGCTCGCCACGCACCGAAATGCGTAGCCTGTATCTGGATGTCAGCGTCACGGCCTGGGCGGCGCCGCGTTGTCATGTGCTGGGTGTCAGCGACCTGCTGCGCGAACTGATTCGCACGTTCAGTGAAATCCCGGTGGAGTATGACGTCGACAGCGCCCATGGGCGGCTGGTCCAGGTGCTGCTGGATCAACTGGCCGACGCGCCACCGATTGACCTGATGCTGCCGCTGCCTCAGGACAGCCGGTTGCTGCAGATTTATCAGAGCCTGCAACAGCACCCGGAACAGCAGACCACGCTGGGTCACTGGAGTGACAAATTCGGCGTGACGGAGAAGACCCTCAGCCGCTTGTTCCTGCGTGACACCGGCCTGACTTTTCGTGCGTGGCGGCAACGCTCGCGGTTGCTGGGGGCGCTGACGCCGCTGGAACAGGGCGAGCGCGTGACCGATGTGGCGCTGGCGTGTGGTTATGATTCGACGTCGGCGTTCATCGCAGCGTTTCGGCAGCAGTTTGGTGATACGCCGGGGGAGTTTTTTCGCTAG
- a CDS encoding DUF1801 domain-containing protein, translating into MKTEAKDDQQSASATALIDAKIAELNDWRGKTLARVRALVRQADPEVIEEVKWRGVPVWSHGGIICTGETYKQVVKMTFAKGAALDDPTGLFNSSLEGNTRRAIDIHEGEDIDEQALLALVRAAIALNTSRRRG; encoded by the coding sequence ATGAAGACTGAAGCAAAGGACGACCAGCAGAGCGCGTCTGCCACGGCGCTCATCGACGCAAAAATCGCCGAACTGAATGACTGGCGTGGCAAGACCCTGGCCCGGGTCCGCGCACTGGTCAGGCAGGCGGACCCCGAGGTGATCGAGGAAGTGAAGTGGCGGGGCGTGCCGGTGTGGTCGCACGGCGGCATCATCTGTACCGGCGAAACTTACAAGCAGGTGGTGAAGATGACCTTCGCCAAGGGCGCTGCGCTGGACGACCCGACGGGTTTGTTCAACTCCAGCCTGGAAGGCAATACCCGGCGCGCCATTGATATTCATGAAGGCGAGGACATTGACGAGCAGGCGTTGCTGGCGCTGGTTCGCGCCGCCATCGCGCTCAACACGTCGCGGCGGCGCGGCTGA
- a CDS encoding bile acid:sodium symporter family protein codes for MTRPRFLPDNFTLTLVCVVTLASLLPATGQVAAGFGWLTNIAIALLFFLHGAKLSRDSIIAGAGHWRLHLLVFGLTFVLFPLIGLALKPVLSPLIGNDLYMGMLYLCALPATVQSAIAFTSLARGNVPAAICSAAASSLFGIFLTPLLVALLLNVHGDGGSTVDAIVKISIQLLLPFILGQIASRWIGGWVGRNKTWLKFVDQGSILLVVYGAFSEAVNEGLWHQIPLWELGGLVVVCCIFLALVLVASTVLGKAFGFSQEDRITILFCGSKKSLATGVPMAQVLFAGSTIGVLILPLMLFHQIQLMVCAVLAQKYAQRKESVPELMGQVDP; via the coding sequence ATGACCCGCCCTCGCTTTTTGCCCGACAACTTCACCCTGACCCTGGTCTGTGTGGTGACGCTCGCCAGCCTGCTGCCCGCCACCGGCCAGGTTGCGGCGGGCTTCGGCTGGCTGACCAACATCGCCATCGCACTGTTGTTTTTCCTGCATGGCGCCAAGCTGTCGCGTGACTCGATCATTGCCGGAGCCGGCCACTGGCGCCTGCACCTGTTGGTGTTCGGCCTGACCTTCGTGCTGTTTCCGCTGATCGGCCTGGCGCTCAAGCCAGTGCTGTCGCCGCTGATCGGCAACGATCTGTACATGGGCATGCTCTATCTCTGCGCGCTGCCCGCGACGGTGCAATCGGCGATTGCCTTCACCTCGCTGGCGCGGGGCAACGTGCCGGCGGCGATTTGCAGCGCGGCAGCGTCCAGCCTGTTCGGCATCTTCCTCACGCCATTGCTGGTGGCGTTGCTGTTGAATGTGCACGGCGACGGCGGCTCGACCGTCGATGCCATCGTCAAGATCAGCATCCAGCTGTTGCTGCCGTTCATCCTCGGGCAGATCGCCAGTCGCTGGATCGGCGGCTGGGTAGGGCGCAACAAGACCTGGCTGAAATTCGTCGATCAGGGCTCGATTCTGCTGGTGGTCTACGGCGCATTCAGCGAAGCGGTGAATGAAGGTCTTTGGCATCAGATTCCGCTGTGGGAGCTGGGCGGTCTGGTGGTGGTCTGCTGCATCTTTCTGGCGCTGGTGTTGGTCGCATCCACGGTGCTGGGCAAAGCCTTTGGTTTCAGTCAGGAAGACCGGATCACCATCCTGTTCTGCGGCTCGAAGAAAAGCCTGGCCACCGGCGTGCCGATGGCCCAGGTGTTGTTTGCCGGCAGCACCATCGGCGTGTTGATCCTGCCGTTGATGCTGTTCCATCAGATTCAGTTGATGGTGTGCGCGGTGCTGGCGCAGAAGTATGCGCAGCGCAAGGAGTCGGTGCCGGAGTTGATGGGGCAGGTTGATCCTTGA
- a CDS encoding SGNH/GDSL hydrolase family protein, with protein MHSTDKPVLDHHQAVQEVYKWTPQIRDYDSFMHIGARWVPYTMYFHEKNFRSPTINTDAFGFRYSELHGKRYSVAERPNGGKVNLLVGGSTALGVGATRDEFTVASRLSELTGEVWLNFSGRGYNSTQELLMFLMHQRRLGDIGHVVVFSGINTLALEGIPDEFASEHGRYYYSFEFQHYMNKFNEDMQRKKNSFGSKGGDSWLQRCKNALFYQNPADEVITDDGISLDERLERAAESITGALKQWQLLLSGSGATLSFVLQPLSHWCREQLTPAEEAVFHAIDSCPNNFYRLFSGVLGQEVHAPFFKHIQAKAQGIPCLDMNVLLKKSPVFNETLFVDRVHFNDLGNEQLAQLIIAELGLNREQHHEHHSKNLESV; from the coding sequence ATGCACTCGACTGATAAACCCGTTCTGGACCATCACCAGGCGGTACAGGAGGTCTATAAGTGGACCCCGCAAATTCGTGATTACGACAGTTTCATGCACATTGGGGCGCGCTGGGTGCCCTACACCATGTACTTCCATGAAAAGAATTTCCGCTCGCCAACGATCAACACTGACGCCTTCGGCTTTCGCTACAGCGAGCTTCACGGCAAGCGCTATTCGGTCGCCGAGCGCCCGAACGGCGGCAAGGTCAATTTGCTCGTAGGCGGCTCTACCGCCCTCGGTGTGGGCGCCACCCGGGATGAATTCACCGTCGCCTCCCGGCTCAGCGAGTTGACTGGCGAGGTGTGGCTGAATTTTTCCGGTCGCGGCTACAACTCCACCCAGGAGCTGTTGATGTTCCTGATGCACCAACGGCGCCTGGGGGATATCGGTCACGTGGTGGTGTTCAGCGGCATCAATACCCTGGCACTGGAAGGCATTCCGGACGAGTTCGCCAGCGAACACGGGCGTTACTACTACTCCTTTGAATTCCAGCACTACATGAACAAGTTCAACGAGGACATGCAGCGCAAGAAAAACTCATTCGGATCGAAGGGCGGCGACTCCTGGCTGCAACGATGCAAGAACGCGCTGTTCTATCAGAACCCGGCAGACGAGGTGATCACCGATGATGGAATCTCCCTCGATGAACGACTCGAACGCGCCGCCGAATCCATTACCGGCGCGTTGAAGCAGTGGCAACTGCTGTTGTCGGGCAGTGGCGCGACCTTGAGCTTTGTTCTGCAGCCGCTCTCGCACTGGTGCCGTGAACAACTGACGCCTGCCGAGGAGGCGGTGTTTCATGCCATCGACAGTTGCCCCAACAACTTCTACCGGCTGTTCAGCGGCGTGCTGGGCCAGGAAGTCCATGCACCGTTTTTCAAGCATATTCAGGCCAAGGCGCAGGGTATTCCCTGCCTGGACATGAACGTGCTGCTGAAGAAATCGCCGGTATTCAACGAAACGCTGTTTGTCGACCGCGTCCACTTCAACGACCTGGGCAACGAACAGCTTGCCCAACTCATCATCGCCGAACTCGGCCTCAATCGGGAGCAGCACCATGAGCATCATTCGAAAAATCTTGAATCTGTTTAA
- a CDS encoding MFS transporter yields MTHLNSEIPFQDAPPAEASARRRSLIAACSAHAVHDGLTDLIYVLLPIWQLQFGLSYAQIGLLRGAYSGTMASFQLLASRAAKRWGRTRMLIGGTLLTGVAYLLAGQAGGLVMLLLALMLGGLGASTQHPLASSMVSDTFEAGGGVKEALSQYNFAGDIGKTLVPAMVGLLLTVVSWRASVSLMGLLGLAAARLLWWLMPARNGSAVHLKKSASVSAHDSVGGLRALLLTGVLDSAVRMGFLTFLPFLLTNKGAGTAGIGLALALLFVGGAFGKLLCGYLGARIGMMKTVWLTESMTALLIVSAVYLPLTGVMVMLPLLGLALNGTSSVLYGVVPDLSSAEKREHAFALFYTGTIGGGALAPVVFGRLGDATGIALAVMTLAAILLLTLPLSWWVQRALDRPAHLAG; encoded by the coding sequence ATGACTCATCTGAACAGCGAAATCCCCTTTCAAGACGCGCCGCCCGCCGAAGCGTCTGCGCGCCGCCGCTCGCTGATAGCGGCCTGCAGTGCCCACGCCGTGCACGACGGTTTGACCGACTTGATCTACGTGTTGCTGCCGATCTGGCAGCTGCAGTTCGGCCTGAGCTACGCACAGATCGGGCTGCTGCGCGGCGCCTATTCGGGGACGATGGCCAGCTTCCAGCTGCTGGCCAGTCGCGCCGCCAAACGCTGGGGGCGCACGCGCATGCTGATCGGCGGCACGCTGCTGACGGGGGTGGCGTATCTGCTGGCGGGCCAGGCTGGCGGGTTAGTCATGCTGTTGCTGGCGCTGATGCTCGGTGGGTTGGGCGCCAGTACCCAGCATCCGCTGGCATCGTCGATGGTCAGCGATACGTTTGAGGCGGGCGGCGGGGTCAAGGAGGCGTTGTCGCAATACAACTTTGCCGGCGACATCGGCAAGACGCTTGTCCCGGCCATGGTCGGCTTGTTGCTGACCGTCGTCAGCTGGCGCGCCAGTGTGTCGCTGATGGGCTTGCTCGGTTTGGCAGCGGCGAGGTTGCTGTGGTGGCTGATGCCGGCGCGCAATGGGTCGGCGGTTCATCTGAAAAAGTCCGCCAGCGTGAGCGCACATGATTCTGTTGGTGGCCTGCGTGCGTTGCTGCTGACCGGGGTACTGGACAGCGCAGTGCGCATGGGCTTTCTCACGTTTCTGCCGTTTTTGTTGACCAACAAAGGCGCGGGCACGGCGGGTATCGGCCTGGCGTTGGCGCTGCTGTTTGTCGGCGGCGCATTCGGCAAGTTGCTGTGCGGCTATCTGGGCGCGCGCATCGGCATGATGAAGACGGTGTGGCTGACCGAGTCGATGACGGCGCTGCTGATCGTGTCGGCGGTGTACCTGCCGCTGACCGGGGTGATGGTGATGTTGCCGCTGTTGGGGCTGGCGTTGAATGGCACCTCGTCGGTGCTGTATGGCGTGGTGCCGGATTTATCCAGTGCTGAAAAACGCGAGCATGCTTTTGCACTGTTCTATACGGGCACGATCGGCGGTGGCGCGCTGGCGCCGGTGGTGTTTGGACGGCTGGGGGATGCGACCGGGATTGCGCTGGCGGTGATGACGCTGGCGGCGATTTTATTGCTGACGTTGCCGTTGTCGTGGTGGGTGCAGCGGGCGCTGGATCGTCCGGCCCATCTTGCTGGGTAA
- a CDS encoding carbamoyltransferase, whose protein sequence is MSYILGISAFYHDSAVTLIKDGNIVCALQEERFSRIKQDKGFPAKALRACLDQAGISLADITWLAYYEDPEIKFERICKTYKNNFPRGALAFAQQYTKFAARKDVKSIIARELEAIYPGVTLPPLYVCQHHKSHAASAFYPSPFQNAAVLCVDGVGEWSTTTAWHGVGNRLKPLFEIRFPHSLGLLYSAFTYYCGFKVDSGEYKLMGLAPYGEPEFVETIVEHLIDIKEDGSFTLNRQYFDYEVGERMISEAFETLFGGPAREPESLITQREMNLAASIQVVTERVMDGLARKVKEMTQAEHLCLAGGVALNCVANGKLARSGIFKSLFIQPASGDCGGSLGAALQCHYDNTDAPREPDGIQDAMQGAYLGNEYSTAQIEQDLLRLGAHYQKLELPALIQATATQLTENKVVGWFQGRMEFGPRSLGARSILGNAQSESMQSVMNLKIKNRESFRPFAPVVLLEEAHKWFDLEQPSPYMLIVAPVQADKREPAPDEHGFVGIEKLKLKRSQIPAVTHVDCSARVQTVDGRHNPLFRQLIGEFAQRTGCPVLINTSFNVRGEPIVESPEDAYRCFMRTEMDCLIIGQFLLTKPEQPQWHEDTDWRKHYALD, encoded by the coding sequence ATGAGCTACATCCTTGGAATCTCGGCGTTCTACCATGACAGTGCAGTGACATTGATCAAGGACGGAAATATCGTCTGTGCCCTGCAGGAAGAACGTTTCTCGCGCATCAAACAGGACAAGGGTTTTCCCGCCAAGGCGTTACGCGCCTGCCTCGATCAAGCGGGAATCAGCCTGGCGGACATCACCTGGCTGGCCTACTACGAAGACCCGGAAATCAAGTTCGAACGAATTTGCAAAACCTACAAGAACAACTTTCCGCGGGGTGCCCTGGCGTTTGCCCAGCAATACACAAAGTTCGCGGCGCGCAAGGATGTAAAGAGCATCATCGCCCGAGAGCTGGAGGCGATATACCCGGGCGTCACCCTGCCGCCGCTCTACGTCTGCCAACACCACAAGAGCCATGCAGCGTCGGCTTTTTATCCATCGCCGTTCCAGAATGCCGCCGTGCTGTGCGTCGACGGCGTAGGCGAATGGTCGACCACCACCGCCTGGCATGGTGTTGGTAACCGTCTCAAACCTTTGTTCGAGATTCGGTTTCCCCATTCACTGGGTCTGCTGTATTCGGCGTTCACCTATTACTGCGGGTTCAAGGTCGATTCCGGTGAATACAAACTCATGGGCCTGGCGCCTTATGGCGAGCCTGAGTTTGTCGAGACCATCGTTGAACACCTCATCGATATCAAGGAAGACGGAAGTTTTACCCTGAATCGCCAGTACTTCGATTATGAAGTGGGTGAACGCATGATCAGCGAGGCATTCGAGACCTTGTTCGGCGGTCCGGCTCGCGAACCCGAGAGTCTTATCACCCAGCGGGAAATGAACCTGGCCGCCTCCATTCAGGTGGTGACCGAGCGCGTCATGGACGGGCTGGCCCGCAAGGTCAAGGAGATGACTCAGGCGGAGCATCTGTGTCTGGCCGGCGGTGTGGCCCTCAATTGTGTCGCCAACGGCAAGCTGGCGCGTTCGGGGATTTTCAAAAGCCTGTTTATCCAGCCGGCTTCCGGGGATTGCGGCGGTTCTCTAGGCGCCGCCTTGCAGTGCCACTACGACAACACCGACGCGCCGCGCGAGCCGGACGGAATTCAGGACGCCATGCAGGGCGCTTACCTGGGCAACGAATACAGCACCGCTCAAATCGAACAGGATTTGCTGCGTCTGGGTGCCCACTATCAAAAGCTCGAGTTACCGGCGTTGATTCAGGCGACTGCCACTCAATTGACCGAGAACAAAGTGGTCGGCTGGTTCCAGGGGCGCATGGAGTTCGGCCCACGCTCGTTGGGTGCGCGCTCGATCCTGGGGAATGCGCAATCCGAATCAATGCAAAGTGTGATGAACCTCAAGATCAAGAACCGTGAATCGTTTCGGCCCTTCGCTCCAGTGGTTTTGCTGGAAGAGGCGCACAAGTGGTTCGATCTGGAGCAACCGTCTCCCTACATGTTGATCGTGGCACCGGTGCAGGCGGACAAACGCGAGCCGGCACCTGATGAACACGGTTTTGTCGGCATCGAAAAACTCAAGCTCAAACGTTCGCAAATTCCCGCCGTGACCCATGTGGACTGCTCCGCCAGGGTGCAAACCGTGGATGGTCGCCACAACCCGCTGTTTCGCCAGTTGATCGGCGAATTCGCCCAGCGCACGGGTTGCCCGGTGCTCATCAATACGTCGTTCAACGTACGTGGCGAACCCATCGTCGAGAGCCCGGAAGACGCGTACCGCTGCTTCATGCGCACGGAAATGGATTGCCTGATCATTGGCCAGTTCTTGCTGACCAAGCCCGAGCAGCCTCAATGGCACGAAGATACTGACTGGAGAAAACACTATGCACTCGACTGA
- a CDS encoding pyridoxal-phosphate dependent enzyme, giving the protein MNNATRPAVLELIGNTPLVRVSRFDTGPCTLFLKLESQNPGGSIKDRIGLAMIDAAERDGRLQPGGTIVEATAGNTGLGLALVGRAKGYRVVLVVPDKMSTEKVLHLKAMGAEVHITRSDVGKGHPDYYQDVAARLAAEIPGAFFADQFNNPANPLAHETSTAPEIWAQTHHDLDAIVVGVGSAGTLTGLTRFFKRVQPELEMVLADPIGSVMAEYSRSGTVGSAGSWAVEGIGEDFIPSIADLSSVRHAYSISDQESFDHARQLLRAEGILGGSSTGTLLAAALRYCREQTEPKRVVTFVCDTGTRYLSKVYNDQWMNDQGLLQYKRYGDLRDLISRRFEDGRVISVGPEDTLLTAFQRMRLADVSQLPVLVDGQTLVGVIDESDILLGVHKDASHFRSNVASVMTDKLQTLPPSASLATLQAELDRGLVAFIADASGFHGLITRFDLLNHLRRSLG; this is encoded by the coding sequence ATGAATAACGCTACCCGCCCGGCGGTGCTCGAACTGATCGGCAATACGCCACTGGTGCGCGTCAGCCGCTTTGATACCGGCCCCTGCACGCTGTTTCTCAAGCTCGAATCACAGAACCCCGGCGGCTCGATCAAGGACCGCATCGGTCTGGCGATGATCGACGCCGCCGAACGCGATGGCCGCCTGCAACCCGGTGGCACCATTGTTGAAGCCACGGCCGGCAACACCGGTCTGGGTCTGGCGCTGGTTGGCCGGGCCAAGGGCTATCGGGTAGTGCTGGTCGTACCGGACAAGATGTCCACCGAAAAAGTCCTGCACCTCAAGGCCATGGGCGCCGAGGTGCACATCACCCGCTCCGACGTCGGCAAGGGCCATCCCGATTATTATCAGGACGTGGCCGCACGCCTGGCCGCAGAAATTCCCGGCGCGTTCTTCGCCGATCAGTTCAACAACCCGGCCAACCCGCTAGCCCACGAAACCAGCACCGCGCCCGAAATCTGGGCCCAGACCCATCACGATCTGGACGCCATTGTCGTCGGCGTCGGTTCGGCCGGCACCCTCACCGGCCTGACCCGTTTTTTCAAACGCGTGCAGCCGGAACTGGAAATGGTGCTGGCCGACCCGATCGGTTCGGTGATGGCCGAGTACAGCCGCAGCGGCACCGTCGGCAGCGCCGGTTCCTGGGCAGTGGAAGGCATCGGCGAGGACTTCATTCCTTCCATTGCCGACCTGTCCAGCGTGCGCCACGCCTATTCGATCAGCGATCAAGAAAGCTTCGATCACGCCCGCCAACTGCTGCGCGCCGAAGGCATTCTCGGCGGCTCGTCCACCGGCACCCTGCTGGCGGCGGCGCTGCGTTATTGCCGCGAACAGACCGAGCCCAAACGCGTGGTCACCTTCGTCTGCGACACCGGCACCCGCTACCTGTCCAAGGTCTATAACGACCAGTGGATGAACGATCAGGGCCTGCTGCAATACAAGCGCTACGGCGACCTGCGCGACCTGATCTCGCGCCGCTTCGAGGACGGCCGGGTGATCAGCGTCGGCCCCGAGGATACCCTGCTCACCGCCTTCCAGCGCATGCGCCTGGCGGACGTATCACAATTGCCAGTGCTGGTAGACGGGCAGACACTGGTCGGGGTGATCGACGAATCCGATATCCTGCTGGGCGTGCATAAAGACGCTTCGCATTTTCGCTCGAACGTGGCCAGCGTCATGACCGACAAGTTGCAAACCCTGCCGCCGAGCGCCAGCCTGGCGACACTGCAAGCGGAACTCGACCGAGGACTGGTGGCGTTCATCGCCGACGCCTCAGGCTTCCACGGTTTGATTACCCGCTTCGACCTGCTCAATCACTTACGGAGATCCCTTGGATGA
- a CDS encoding LysE family translocator: protein MSYGFLSFLLAVLVINLSPGPAMLYVMNQSLRHGVRTGLKAAAGVEFGVFFYVLLAAFGLMLIFKEVPLLYRTVQVAGAFYLVYLAYLSWPRRKGGDGSATSDRSPEPARYAFSKGMLINLSNPKIGLFFISLLPQFVPSDASPAWLYFLIYGLIFNISGILVNMTVGLTAHSLRDAIQRSTWFDYVPPVLFAAIAVFAFIRGLA from the coding sequence ATGAGCTACGGATTTCTATCTTTTCTATTGGCGGTGCTGGTCATCAACCTCTCCCCGGGGCCGGCCATGCTTTACGTCATGAATCAGTCGCTACGCCATGGCGTGCGTACTGGTCTGAAGGCGGCAGCGGGGGTTGAGTTCGGGGTGTTCTTCTACGTGCTGTTGGCTGCATTTGGCCTGATGCTGATTTTCAAGGAGGTGCCACTGCTGTATCGCACCGTGCAGGTGGCCGGTGCATTTTATCTGGTGTACCTGGCTTATCTTTCCTGGCCTCGCCGAAAGGGCGGCGATGGATCCGCTACCAGTGACCGTTCGCCTGAACCCGCCAGATACGCATTCAGCAAAGGCATGTTGATCAATTTATCGAACCCCAAGATTGGTCTGTTCTTCATTAGTCTGTTGCCGCAGTTCGTCCCCTCAGACGCGAGCCCGGCCTGGCTGTATTTCCTGATTTACGGGCTGATTTTCAACATCAGCGGGATTCTGGTGAACATGACCGTGGGCCTCACCGCTCATTCGTTGAGAGACGCCATTCAACGCTCTACCTGGTTCGACTATGTGCCCCCTGTCCTGTTTGCGGCCATCGCCGTATTCGCTTTCATCCGGGGGCTGGCATGA
- a CDS encoding PLP-dependent aspartate aminotransferase family protein, which produces MSQHNKTGAPQAFATRVIHAGQVPDPTTGALMPPIYANSTYLQQSPGVHKGFDYGRSHNPTRFALERCVADLEGGTQAFAFASGLATISTVLELLDAGSHIVSGNDLYGGSFRLFDKVRRRSAGHRFSFVDLTDLNAFEAALQDDTRMVMVETPTNPLLSLSDLAAIARICRDRGIICVADNTFASPWTQRPLELGFDIVLHSTTKYLNGHSDVIGGIAVVGQNADLAERLGFLQNAVGAISGPFDAFLTLRGVKTLALRMERHCSNALELAQWLEQQPQVARVYYPGLQSHPQHELAKRQMRGFGGMISLDLNSDLAGARRFLENVQIFALAESLGGVESLIEHPAIMTHATIPADTRAQLGIGDALVRLSVGVEDVEDLRADLAQALAKI; this is translated from the coding sequence ATGAGTCAGCACAATAAAACCGGCGCCCCACAAGCCTTTGCCACACGGGTGATCCACGCAGGCCAGGTGCCAGACCCGACGACCGGTGCGCTGATGCCACCCATCTACGCCAACTCCACCTATTTGCAGCAGAGCCCCGGCGTGCATAAAGGCTTCGACTACGGACGCTCGCATAACCCGACGCGTTTCGCCCTGGAGCGCTGCGTGGCCGACCTTGAAGGCGGCACCCAGGCGTTCGCGTTCGCCTCGGGTCTGGCGACGATCTCCACCGTGCTCGAACTGCTCGATGCCGGCTCGCATATCGTTTCCGGCAACGATTTGTATGGCGGCTCGTTCCGCCTGTTCGACAAAGTCCGCCGACGCAGCGCCGGGCACCGTTTCAGCTTCGTCGACCTGACGGACCTGAACGCGTTCGAAGCCGCGTTGCAGGACGACACGCGCATGGTCATGGTCGAAACACCGACCAATCCCCTGCTGAGCCTGTCCGACCTCGCCGCCATCGCCCGTATCTGCCGTGATCGCGGGATCATCTGCGTGGCCGACAACACCTTCGCCAGCCCGTGGACCCAGCGTCCGCTGGAGCTCGGTTTCGACATCGTGTTGCACTCGACCACCAAGTACCTGAACGGTCACTCTGACGTGATCGGCGGTATCGCAGTGGTCGGGCAAAACGCCGATCTGGCCGAACGCCTGGGCTTCCTGCAAAACGCCGTCGGCGCGATTTCCGGGCCGTTCGACGCCTTCCTGACCTTGCGTGGCGTAAAGACCCTGGCGCTGCGCATGGAACGTCATTGCAGCAACGCGCTGGAATTGGCGCAGTGGCTGGAACAGCAGCCGCAAGTGGCACGCGTCTACTACCCGGGCCTGCAATCGCACCCGCAGCATGAGCTGGCGAAACGGCAGATGCGCGGATTCGGCGGGATGATTTCGCTGGACCTGAACAGCGACCTGGCCGGCGCCCGGCGCTTCCTCGAAAACGTGCAGATCTTTGCCCTGGCCGAGAGTCTGGGCGGCGTGGAAAGCCTGATCGAGCACCCGGCAATCATGACCCACGCCACCATCCCGGCAGACACCCGTGCACAACTGGGCATCGGTGATGCACTGGTGCGGTTGTCGGTGGGGGTTGAGGACGTGGAGGATCTGCGCGCAGATCTGGCGCAGGCGTTGGCGAAAATTTGA